The sequence below is a genomic window from Kitasatospora kifunensis.
GGTGGCGGTGCACCCCGACAGGGCGCACCGCCACCGCTCCGTCGTTCAGCTCAGGCCTCGACCTTGAGGTCGCGCAGCAGCTTGGCGACGTGGCCGGTGGCCTTGACGTTGTACAGCGCCCGCTCGACCTTGCCCTCCTCGTCGACGATCACGGTGGAGCGGATCACGCCGACCACGGTCTTGCCGTAGAGGGACTTCTCGCCGTACGCGCCGTAGGCCTCAAGGACGGCCTTGTCCTGGTCGGAGAGCAGGGTGACCTTGAGGTCCTCGGTCTCGCGGAACTTGCCGAGCTTCTCGGGCTTGTCCGGCGAGATGCCGATGACGTCGTACCCGGCGCCGGTGAAGACCTCCAGGTTGTCGGTGAAGTCACAGGCCTGGGTGGTGCAGCCCGGGGTCAGCGCGGCCGGGTAGAAATAGACGATCACCTTGCGGCCGAGATGGTCCGAGAGGGACACCTGCTTGCCATCGGCGTCGGGCAGGGAGAAGGCGGGGGCGGTGTCCCCGGCCTGGAGACGCTCAGTCACGGTTGATCTCCTGTGCTGGACTAGGTGGTCGTGCCAACGGCAAACCTACCCCTGAT
It includes:
- the bcp gene encoding thioredoxin-dependent thiol peroxidase — encoded protein: MTERLQAGDTAPAFSLPDADGKQVSLSDHLGRKVIVYFYPAALTPGCTTQACDFTDNLEVFTGAGYDVIGISPDKPEKLGKFRETEDLKVTLLSDQDKAVLEAYGAYGEKSLYGKTVVGVIRSTVIVDEEGKVERALYNVKATGHVAKLLRDLKVEA